From the genome of Streptomyces sp. NBC_01317, one region includes:
- a CDS encoding ABC transporter ATP-binding protein — MTTTTAPPTTTTTSVVRFEDVHKRYGAVHAVAGLSLTLHPGETVALLGPNGAGKSSALDLLLGLRNADSGTVTLFGTSPQEALAAGRVGAMLQSGGLMEEVRVRELVKLACDLHPKPYPVSEVLARAGITQIADRMVHKLSGGQEQRVRFALATAGANDLIVLDEPTTGMDVTARQAFWATMKEQADQGRTVLFATHYLEEADAIADRVLVLYKGRLLAGGTAAEIKAKAGARRISFDLDPGEHGVIDENDLRELPFLSTLSVSGTTVRIQSHDADATVHALYRAGLYPQNLEVAGLGLEQAFVALTEAEEARTA, encoded by the coding sequence ATGACGACGACCACCGCACCCCCCACCACGACCACGACGTCCGTCGTGCGCTTCGAGGACGTGCACAAGCGGTACGGCGCCGTGCACGCCGTCGCGGGCCTGTCCCTCACGCTGCACCCGGGCGAGACCGTGGCGCTCCTCGGCCCCAACGGCGCCGGCAAGTCCTCCGCCCTCGACCTGCTCCTGGGCCTCAGGAACGCCGACTCCGGCACGGTGACCCTGTTCGGTACGAGCCCCCAGGAGGCCCTCGCGGCGGGCCGGGTCGGGGCCATGCTCCAGAGCGGCGGGCTGATGGAGGAGGTCCGGGTACGGGAGCTGGTCAAGCTCGCCTGCGACCTGCACCCCAAGCCGTATCCCGTCTCCGAGGTGCTGGCCAGGGCCGGGATCACGCAGATCGCCGACCGTATGGTCCACAAGCTCTCCGGCGGCCAGGAGCAGCGGGTCCGCTTCGCGCTCGCCACCGCGGGCGCCAACGACCTGATCGTCCTGGACGAGCCGACCACCGGCATGGACGTCACCGCCCGCCAGGCCTTCTGGGCGACGATGAAGGAGCAGGCGGACCAGGGCCGTACGGTCCTCTTCGCCACTCACTACCTGGAGGAGGCCGACGCGATCGCCGACCGGGTGCTGGTCCTCTACAAGGGCCGGCTGCTGGCCGGCGGAACGGCCGCCGAGATCAAGGCGAAGGCGGGCGCCCGCCGGATCTCCTTCGACCTGGACCCCGGCGAGCACGGCGTGATCGATGAGAACGACCTGCGTGAGCTGCCGTTCCTGAGCACGCTGTCCGTGTCGGGGACCACCGTACGGATCCAGTCGCACGACGCCGACGCGACCGTGCACGCGCTGTACCGGGCGGGTCTCTACCCGCAGAACCTGGAAGTCGCCGGGCTGGGCCTGGAGCAGGCCTTCGTCGCCCTCACCGAGGCCGAGGAGGCCAGGACCGCGTGA
- a CDS encoding response regulator transcription factor — translation MVRPVRVLLAEDQSMVREALAALLGLEPDIEVVAQVARGDEVLAAARAQVVDVALLDIEMPGMTGIEAAAVLREELPHLKVVVLTTFGRPGYLRRAMESGADAFLVKDAPAAQLADAVRRVLAGERVIDPTLAAAALADGANPLTDRERGILRAAADGSTNAELAAALHLSQGTVRNYLSTAIQKLAARNRAEAVRIAREKGWL, via the coding sequence ATGGTGAGACCCGTGAGAGTCCTCCTCGCCGAGGACCAGTCGATGGTGCGCGAGGCGCTGGCCGCGCTGCTCGGCCTGGAGCCGGACATCGAGGTCGTGGCGCAGGTGGCGCGCGGCGACGAGGTGCTCGCGGCGGCGCGCGCCCAGGTGGTGGATGTCGCCCTCCTGGACATCGAGATGCCGGGCATGACCGGGATCGAGGCGGCGGCGGTCCTGCGCGAGGAGCTGCCGCACCTCAAGGTGGTCGTCCTGACCACGTTCGGCCGGCCCGGGTACCTGCGCCGCGCGATGGAGTCGGGGGCGGACGCCTTCCTGGTCAAGGACGCGCCCGCGGCCCAACTGGCCGACGCGGTACGGCGGGTCCTCGCCGGGGAGCGGGTCATCGACCCGACCCTGGCGGCGGCGGCCCTGGCGGACGGCGCGAATCCGCTGACGGACCGGGAGCGCGGCATCCTGCGGGCGGCGGCGGACGGCTCGACCAACGCGGAGCTGGCCGCGGCCCTGCACCTGTCCCAGGGCACCGTGCGCAACTACCTGTCGACGGCGATCCAGAAGCTGGCGGCCCGCAACCGCGCGGAGGCGGTCCGGATAGCGCGGGAGAAGGGCTGGCTCTAG
- a CDS encoding sensor histidine kinase has protein sequence MWIGIWLAFLGAPLSDIFSGAHTPGVDVLGGLGLTAFVAVYLGLIFRHTGRTLDARTVYAALAFMFALSLLLSATLDSPWLVLFVYTSVAAGAALPPRFARPAILVAVAAMTVTGLWTDEGRDFVTSLVIPALLGGFAMSGVRQLVRTTVELREARATVAQLAANEERLRLARDLHDLLGHSLSLITLKSELAGRMLPARPERAAEQVADIERVSRQALTDVREAVSGYRRPTLPGELAGARTTLAVAGITADVPTGLPPGLPDGGLGEKSEAALAWSLREAVTNVVRHSAARRCVVCLTRRQTLEGPVLELTVEDDGAGMAVTGTAGFGNGLTGLTERLGEVGGTLETGSTRGGFVLTVRAPLAPAPDGPFG, from the coding sequence ATGTGGATCGGCATCTGGCTCGCCTTCCTGGGCGCCCCGCTGAGCGACATCTTCAGCGGCGCGCACACGCCGGGGGTGGACGTGCTCGGCGGGCTGGGGCTGACCGCGTTCGTCGCGGTCTACCTGGGCCTGATCTTCCGGCACACCGGCAGGACGCTCGACGCGCGGACGGTCTACGCGGCGCTGGCCTTCATGTTCGCCCTCTCGCTCCTGCTCTCGGCGACGCTGGACTCGCCCTGGCTGGTCCTGTTCGTGTACACGTCGGTGGCGGCCGGGGCGGCGCTGCCGCCGCGCTTCGCCAGGCCGGCGATCCTCGTCGCCGTGGCCGCGATGACCGTGACCGGCCTGTGGACGGACGAGGGGCGCGACTTCGTCACCTCCCTGGTGATCCCCGCGCTGCTCGGCGGCTTCGCGATGTCGGGCGTACGGCAGCTGGTCCGTACGACCGTGGAGCTGCGCGAGGCACGGGCCACCGTCGCCCAGCTCGCCGCCAACGAGGAGCGGCTGCGGCTCGCGCGGGACCTGCACGACCTCCTCGGCCACTCCCTGTCGCTGATCACCCTCAAGAGCGAGCTGGCGGGCCGGATGCTCCCCGCGCGCCCCGAGCGGGCCGCCGAGCAGGTCGCGGACATCGAGCGGGTCAGCCGCCAGGCGCTGACGGACGTACGGGAAGCCGTGTCCGGCTATCGCAGGCCCACGCTGCCCGGGGAGCTGGCGGGGGCCCGTACGACGCTGGCGGTCGCCGGCATCACCGCCGACGTGCCGACCGGCCTGCCGCCGGGGCTGCCGGACGGCGGGCTCGGCGAGAAGAGCGAGGCGGCGCTCGCCTGGTCGCTGCGGGAGGCGGTCACCAATGTCGTACGGCACAGCGCGGCGCGCCGCTGCGTGGTCTGCCTGACGCGGCGCCAGACGCTGGAGGGTCCGGTGCTCGAACTCACCGTGGAGGACGACGGCGCCGGGATGGCGGTGACGGGCACCGCCGGGTTCGGCAACGGCCTCACCGGTCTGACCGAGCGCCTCGGCGAGGTCGGCGGGACGCTGGAGACGGGGTCGACGCGGGGCGGATTTGTGCTGACCGTCCGCGCGCCGCTGGCCCCTGCCCCGGACGGCCCATTCGGCTGA
- the mshB gene encoding N-acetyl-1-D-myo-inositol-2-amino-2-deoxy-alpha-D-glucopyranoside deacetylase, with the protein MTDPAARRLLLVHAHPDDESINNGATMARYAAEGAQVTLVTCTLGEEGEVIPPALAHLAADREGGLGAYRTGELAAAMKELGVTDHRFLGGPGRFRDSGMTGLPQNDREDAFWHAEPDTAAAHLVAVIREVRPQVLVTYDPDGGYGHPDHIQAHRVATRAAELSGDVGFRPDLGAPHTIAKIYWNRVPRSVAEEGFARLRAAGDLFPGVAEVGDVPGVVDDAEITAEVDGSAYADRKTAAMRAHATQIAVDGPFFALSNDLGQPLFTTEYYQLAHGTSGAPAGVRETDLFAGTVA; encoded by the coding sequence ATGACCGATCCAGCCGCCCGCCGTCTGCTGCTGGTGCACGCGCACCCGGACGACGAGTCGATCAACAACGGGGCCACGATGGCCCGCTACGCGGCCGAGGGCGCCCAGGTCACGCTCGTGACCTGCACCCTTGGTGAAGAGGGCGAGGTCATCCCGCCCGCTCTCGCGCACCTGGCGGCGGATCGGGAGGGCGGTCTCGGCGCTTACCGGACCGGTGAACTGGCCGCCGCGATGAAGGAGCTGGGGGTCACCGACCACCGCTTCCTGGGCGGCCCGGGGCGGTTCAGGGACTCCGGGATGACGGGGCTGCCCCAGAACGACCGTGAGGACGCCTTCTGGCACGCGGAGCCGGACACCGCCGCCGCGCACCTGGTCGCGGTGATCCGCGAGGTCCGCCCGCAGGTGCTGGTGACGTACGACCCCGACGGCGGGTACGGACATCCGGACCACATCCAGGCCCACCGCGTCGCGACGCGCGCCGCGGAGCTGTCCGGCGACGTCGGTTTCCGGCCGGATCTCGGAGCGCCCCACACCATCGCCAAGATCTACTGGAACCGCGTGCCGCGCTCGGTCGCCGAGGAGGGTTTCGCCCGGCTGCGCGCGGCCGGTGACCTCTTCCCGGGTGTCGCCGAGGTCGGCGACGTACCGGGTGTGGTGGACGACGCGGAGATCACCGCGGAGGTCGACGGTTCGGCGTACGCGGACCGCAAAACGGCCGCGATGCGCGCCCACGCCACCCAAATCGCCGTGGACGGGCCGTTCTTCGCCCTCTCCAACGACCTCGGGCAGCCGCTCTTCACCACGGAGTACTACCAGTTGGCGCACGGGACGTCCGGGGCGCCCGCGGGTGTGCGCGAGACCGACCTGTTCGCGGGTACGGTCGCATGA
- a CDS encoding S9 family peptidase, whose protein sequence is MTLRQQLSFPRQYARTQRFTLGAPRAFTVSPDGARVVFLRSADGTDRVNRLWVLDLDGGTAAGGGSAERIAADPATLLAGATERLSAEERARRERSREGAAGIVGYAVDSAVELAAFALSGRLFAAELRAGTARALPVRGPVIDPRPSPDGRHIAYTVRGALRVVGADGEGDRALAAPGGGEDPENVSYGRAEFIAAEEMDRSRGYWWSPESDRLLVARVDTAPVRRWWTADPAHPDREPVKAAYPAAGTPNAEVRLFLVDLHGPAGADGADGEDGEGAGGERTEVTWDRARHPYLARVHWSSAGAPLLLVQSRDQSSELYLAVDPATGATRTVHRDEDPAWLELFPGTPAWAPDGRLVRIADEGGARVLVVGDRALTGAQLQLRAVLDIGEHDVLVSASAGEEAAEPETGEVHVYRVNELGIERFSAGAGVHSAVRAGRVTVLVSARPTAAGLSVQVFRDGKQVASVASYAEQPVLTAAVTLTEGGARRIPCAVLLPTGYQESDGRLPVLLDPYGGPHGQRVVAAHNAHLTSQWFADQGYAVIVADGRGTPGRSPAWEKAVKDNFVLTLDDQIEALQDLAARFPLDTGRVAIRGWSYGGYLAALAVLRRPDVFHAAVAGAPVTDFRLYDTHYTERYLGTPDEAPEVYAANSLVTDDGLSAPENPARPLMLIHGLADDNVVAAHTLRLSSALLAAGRPHEVLPLTGVTHMTPQEQVAENLLLLQVDFLQRSLGAGR, encoded by the coding sequence ATGACCTTGAGGCAGCAGCTCTCGTTCCCGCGTCAGTACGCCAGGACCCAGCGGTTCACGCTGGGTGCCCCACGCGCCTTCACCGTGTCACCCGATGGAGCGCGGGTGGTCTTCCTGCGGTCCGCCGACGGGACGGACCGGGTGAACCGCCTCTGGGTGCTGGACCTCGACGGCGGTACGGCCGCGGGCGGCGGATCCGCCGAGCGGATCGCCGCCGACCCCGCGACGCTGCTCGCCGGTGCCACCGAGCGGCTTTCGGCCGAAGAACGCGCCCGGCGTGAACGGAGCCGCGAAGGAGCGGCCGGAATTGTCGGTTACGCGGTGGACAGCGCGGTCGAGTTGGCCGCCTTCGCCCTGTCCGGGCGGCTGTTCGCGGCCGAGCTGCGCGCCGGGACCGCCCGCGCGCTGCCCGTACGCGGGCCGGTCATCGACCCCCGCCCCTCGCCCGACGGGCGGCACATCGCGTACACGGTACGGGGCGCCCTGCGGGTCGTCGGGGCCGACGGCGAGGGGGACCGGGCACTGGCGGCCCCGGGGGGCGGTGAGGACCCGGAGAACGTCTCGTACGGCCGGGCGGAGTTCATCGCGGCCGAGGAGATGGACCGCTCGCGCGGCTACTGGTGGTCGCCCGAGTCCGACCGGCTGCTCGTCGCCCGCGTCGACACGGCCCCGGTGCGGCGCTGGTGGACGGCCGATCCGGCGCACCCGGACCGGGAGCCGGTGAAGGCCGCGTACCCGGCGGCGGGCACGCCCAACGCGGAGGTACGGCTGTTCCTGGTCGACCTGCACGGGCCGGCGGGCGCGGACGGGGCGGACGGCGAGGACGGCGAAGGCGCCGGCGGGGAGCGTACGGAGGTCACCTGGGACCGGGCCCGCCACCCCTACCTCGCCCGCGTCCACTGGTCGTCGGCGGGCGCGCCCCTGCTGCTCGTCCAGTCCCGTGACCAGTCCAGCGAGCTGTACCTGGCCGTGGACCCGGCCACCGGGGCGACCCGGACGGTGCACCGGGACGAGGACCCGGCCTGGCTGGAGCTCTTCCCCGGAACCCCGGCCTGGGCGCCCGACGGACGGCTGGTGCGGATCGCCGACGAAGGGGGCGCGCGCGTCCTGGTGGTCGGCGACCGGGCGCTCACGGGGGCGCAGTTGCAGCTGCGCGCCGTGCTGGACATCGGCGAGCACGACGTCCTCGTCTCGGCTTCGGCGGGCGAGGAGGCGGCGGAGCCCGAGACCGGCGAGGTGCACGTCTACCGGGTCAACGAACTGGGCATCGAACGCTTCTCGGCGGGCGCGGGGGTGCATTCCGCCGTCAGGGCCGGCCGGGTGACGGTCCTGGTGTCGGCCCGCCCGACCGCCGCCGGGCTCTCCGTCCAGGTGTTCCGGGACGGCAAGCAGGTCGCCTCCGTCGCCTCGTACGCCGAACAGCCGGTGCTCACGGCGGCCGTGACGCTCACGGAGGGGGGCGCACGGCGCATTCCGTGCGCCGTTCTGCTCCCCACGGGCTACCAGGAGTCGGACGGGCGGCTTCCGGTCCTCCTGGACCCGTACGGCGGCCCGCACGGACAGCGGGTGGTCGCCGCCCACAACGCCCACCTCACCTCGCAGTGGTTCGCCGACCAGGGGTACGCGGTGATCGTCGCCGACGGGCGGGGCACCCCGGGCCGCTCCCCGGCCTGGGAGAAGGCCGTCAAGGACAACTTCGTCCTGACCCTGGACGACCAGATCGAGGCGCTCCAGGACCTGGCGGCCCGCTTCCCGCTCGACACCGGGCGGGTGGCGATCCGGGGCTGGTCGTACGGCGGCTACCTCGCCGCCCTCGCGGTCCTGCGCCGCCCCGACGTCTTCCACGCGGCGGTCGCGGGCGCGCCGGTCACCGACTTCCGGCTGTACGACACCCACTACACCGAGCGCTACCTCGGCACCCCCGACGAGGCGCCGGAGGTCTACGCGGCCAACTCGCTGGTCACCGACGACGGCCTGTCGGCCCCGGAGAACCCGGCCAGGCCGCTGATGCTGATCCACGGCCTGGCCGACGACAACGTGGTGGCGGCGCACACCCTGCGCCTCTCGTCGGCCCTGCTGGCGGCGGGCCGCCCGCACGAG
- a CDS encoding ABC transporter ATP-binding protein gives MLLEVRDLHVEFHTREGVAKAVNGVTYSVEAGETLAVLGESGSGKSVTAQAIMGILDMPPGKITGGEVIFQGQDILKLKEDQRRKIRGAKMAMIFQDALSSLNPVLTVGAQLGEMFIVHRGMSRKDAKARSVELMDRVRIPAAHERVNDYPHQFSGGMRQRIMIAMALALEPALIIADEPTTALDVTVQAQVMELLAELQRELNMGLILITHDLGVVADVADKIAVMYAGRIVESAPVFEIYKKPAHPYTVGLLDSIPRLDQKGSQLYAIQGLPPNLTNIPPGCAFHPRCPLAQDVCRKDVPPLFEVGAGRESACYFWRETLDGRGHSRSA, from the coding sequence ATGTTGCTCGAAGTGCGCGACCTGCACGTGGAGTTCCACACCCGCGAGGGGGTCGCCAAGGCCGTCAACGGCGTCACCTACTCCGTCGAGGCGGGCGAGACCCTCGCCGTCCTCGGCGAGTCCGGCTCCGGCAAGTCCGTCACCGCCCAGGCGATCATGGGCATCCTGGACATGCCACCGGGGAAGATCACCGGCGGCGAGGTGATCTTCCAGGGCCAGGACATCCTCAAGCTCAAGGAGGACCAGCGACGGAAGATCCGGGGCGCCAAGATGGCGATGATCTTCCAGGACGCGCTCTCCTCGCTCAACCCGGTGCTGACCGTGGGCGCCCAGCTCGGCGAGATGTTCATCGTGCACCGGGGGATGTCCCGCAAGGACGCCAAGGCCAGGTCGGTCGAGCTGATGGACCGGGTACGGATCCCCGCCGCGCACGAGCGCGTCAACGACTACCCGCACCAGTTCTCCGGCGGGATGCGCCAGCGCATCATGATCGCGATGGCGCTCGCCCTGGAGCCCGCGCTCATCATCGCGGACGAGCCGACCACCGCCCTGGACGTGACCGTCCAGGCCCAGGTCATGGAGCTGCTCGCGGAACTCCAGCGCGAACTGAACATGGGGCTGATCCTCATCACCCACGACCTCGGCGTGGTCGCCGACGTCGCCGACAAGATCGCGGTGATGTACGCGGGACGCATCGTCGAGTCCGCCCCCGTCTTCGAGATCTACAAGAAGCCCGCCCACCCCTACACCGTCGGACTGCTGGACTCGATCCCCCGGCTCGACCAGAAGGGCTCCCAGCTGTACGCGATCCAGGGGCTGCCGCCGAACCTGACGAACATCCCGCCGGGCTGCGCCTTCCACCCGCGCTGCCCCCTGGCCCAGGACGTCTGCCGCAAGGACGTGCCACCGCTGTTCGAGGTCGGCGCGGGCCGCGAGAGCGCCTGCTACTTCTGGAGGGAGACGCTCGATGGCCGAGGCCATTCTCGAAGTGCGTGA
- a CDS encoding DUF6113 family protein yields the protein MSGRREPGPYGTTPAGPGRITAYLLLLVLGAVVGIAGSLVQGGWFPGGLVLALVATAGVFTGGMWVTGTQLGVGAPAAGWLVAVILLSIGRPEGDGAFAAGLGPLVYLLGGMVVAVICATMSRLPQPGSKSGRLGK from the coding sequence ATGAGCGGGCGGCGCGAACCCGGTCCGTACGGCACCACACCGGCAGGACCGGGACGTATCACCGCTTATCTCCTCCTGCTGGTGCTCGGCGCCGTGGTGGGGATCGCCGGCTCGCTCGTCCAAGGCGGTTGGTTCCCGGGCGGTTTGGTGCTGGCACTGGTCGCCACGGCGGGAGTTTTCACCGGCGGGATGTGGGTAACCGGCACGCAACTGGGCGTCGGAGCCCCTGCCGCGGGCTGGTTGGTGGCGGTCATCCTGTTGAGTATCGGCAGACCTGAGGGGGACGGAGCCTTCGCCGCGGGCCTCGGACCGCTCGTCTACCTGCTCGGCGGGATGGTGGTGGCTGTGATCTGTGCCACCATGTCGCGGTTGCCGCAACCGGGCTCGAAGTCCGGCCGACTTGGGAAGTGA
- a CDS encoding ABC transporter ATP-binding protein — protein sequence MAEAILEVRDLVKNFPLTRGILVRKQVGAVQAVSGVSFDLVAGETLGIVGESGCGKSTVAKMLVNLERPTSGQIRYKGEDISKLSGRALKAVRRNIQMVFQDPYTSLNPRMTVGDIIGEPFEIHPEVAPKGARRRKVQDLLDVVGLNPEYINRYPHQFSGGQRQRIGIARGLALQPEIIVADEPVSALDVSVQAQVINLMERLQNEFDLSYIFIAHDLSIVRHISDRVGVMYLGRIAEIGSDAEIYDHPTHPYTQALLSAVPLPDPTAREHRERIILVGDVPSPANPPSGCRFRTRCWKAQEICAREQPVLAVPEVFAAESGAAAHPSACHFAEERQIVPTGRDENGDGTDSGDESE from the coding sequence ATGGCCGAGGCCATTCTCGAAGTGCGTGACCTGGTCAAGAACTTCCCGCTGACCCGGGGGATCCTCGTCAGGAAGCAGGTCGGGGCGGTCCAGGCGGTCTCCGGGGTCTCCTTCGACCTGGTGGCTGGCGAGACCCTCGGCATCGTGGGGGAGTCCGGCTGCGGCAAGTCGACCGTGGCCAAGATGCTGGTGAACCTGGAACGGCCGACGTCCGGCCAGATCCGGTACAAGGGCGAGGACATCAGCAAGCTGTCCGGGCGTGCGCTGAAGGCGGTGCGCCGGAACATCCAGATGGTGTTCCAGGACCCGTACACCTCGCTCAACCCGCGCATGACGGTCGGCGACATCATCGGGGAGCCCTTCGAGATCCACCCCGAGGTCGCGCCGAAGGGCGCCCGGCGGCGCAAGGTCCAGGACCTGCTCGACGTGGTCGGCCTCAACCCCGAGTACATCAACCGGTATCCGCACCAGTTCTCCGGCGGCCAGCGCCAGCGCATCGGCATCGCCCGGGGGCTCGCGCTCCAGCCGGAGATCATCGTCGCGGACGAGCCCGTCTCCGCCCTGGACGTGTCGGTGCAGGCGCAGGTGATCAACCTGATGGAACGGCTCCAGAACGAGTTCGACCTGTCGTACATCTTCATCGCGCACGACCTCTCGATCGTCCGGCACATCTCCGACCGGGTCGGCGTCATGTACCTGGGGCGGATCGCGGAGATCGGCAGCGACGCCGAGATCTACGACCACCCGACCCACCCGTACACGCAGGCGCTGCTCTCCGCCGTGCCGCTGCCCGACCCGACCGCGCGGGAGCACCGGGAGCGGATCATCCTGGTGGGTGACGTGCCGTCACCGGCCAACCCGCCGTCCGGCTGCCGCTTCCGTACGCGCTGCTGGAAGGCCCAGGAGATCTGCGCGCGGGAGCAGCCGGTGCTGGCGGTCCCGGAGGTCTTCGCGGCGGAGTCCGGGGCCGCCGCCCATCCCTCGGCCTGCCATTTCGCGGAGGAGCGGCAGATCGTACCGACCGGGCGGGACGAAAACGGCGACGGTACGGATTCGGGGGACGAAAGCGAATAA
- a CDS encoding ABC transporter permease, with protein MPEPQLPPEDGVPEDGGAIAATGAGGAMDLATSEGATLENEPEGPGGGGPEGRARSLWSDAWRDLRRNPVFIISGLIILFLVVIAIWPYSIATQNPLSCNLIDSEQGARSGHPFGFDAQGCDVYTRTVYGARASVTVGVCASAGVALVGSILGGLAGFYGGGWDAVLSRITDIFFGIPVVLGGLVLLSVVSSSTVWPVVGFMIVLGWPQISRIARGSVITVKQHDYVQAARALGASNTRMLIRHIMPNAIAPVIVVATIALGTFISLEATLSYLGVGLKPPTVSWGIDISDASPNVRNAPHALLWPAGALALTVLAFIMLGDAVRDALDPKLR; from the coding sequence ATGCCTGAGCCGCAGCTTCCCCCCGAGGACGGCGTCCCGGAGGACGGTGGTGCCATCGCGGCGACCGGAGCCGGGGGCGCGATGGACCTCGCCACCAGCGAGGGAGCCACGCTGGAGAACGAGCCGGAGGGCCCCGGGGGCGGCGGTCCCGAAGGGCGGGCGCGCAGCCTGTGGTCCGACGCGTGGCGCGACCTGCGGCGCAACCCCGTCTTCATCATCTCGGGGCTGATCATCCTGTTCCTGGTGGTCATCGCCATCTGGCCGTACTCGATCGCCACCCAGAACCCGCTCAGCTGCAACCTCATCGACTCCGAGCAGGGCGCCCGCTCCGGCCACCCGTTCGGCTTCGACGCCCAGGGCTGCGACGTCTACACCCGTACCGTCTACGGGGCCAGGGCCTCGGTCACCGTCGGCGTCTGCGCCAGCGCGGGCGTCGCGCTCGTCGGCTCGATCCTCGGCGGACTCGCCGGGTTCTACGGCGGTGGCTGGGACGCGGTCCTCTCCCGCATCACCGACATCTTCTTCGGCATCCCCGTCGTCCTCGGCGGACTGGTGCTGCTGTCCGTGGTGTCCAGCTCCACGGTCTGGCCCGTGGTCGGGTTCATGATCGTGCTCGGCTGGCCGCAGATCTCCCGCATCGCCCGCGGATCGGTCATCACCGTCAAACAGCACGACTACGTCCAGGCGGCACGCGCGCTCGGCGCCTCCAACACCCGGATGCTGATCCGGCACATCATGCCCAACGCCATCGCCCCGGTCATCGTCGTCGCGACCATCGCGCTCGGCACGTTCATCTCGCTGGAGGCGACCCTCTCGTACCTCGGTGTCGGCCTCAAACCGCCCACCGTCTCCTGGGGGATCGACATCTCGGACGCCTCGCCGAACGTCCGCAACGCCCCGCACGCGCTGCTCTGGCCGGCCGGGGCGCTGGCGCTGACCGTGCTCGCGTTCATCATGCTCGGCGACGCCGTACGCGACGCCCTCGATCCCAAGCTGCGCTGA
- a CDS encoding ABC transporter permease: protein MNTLIKLEITRTLRNKKFMFFSVIYPAVLFLVIAGPQDNGEVPGTDLSLGAFYMVAMASFGALTAVLMGNSEKIAKEREKGWVRQLRLTALPGRGYVLAKIASSGVVALPSILIVFVVAGVSKGVRLEVWQWLALTGVIWAGSLVFAALGVAIGYLASGDAVRPVTMILYFALSVLGGLWLPTTTYPQWLQNIAEWLPTHAYAALGQAVELGGSPHPKDVAILVAYFALFAGGAAWLYRKDTLKA from the coding sequence GTGAACACCCTGATCAAGCTGGAGATCACCCGCACCCTGCGGAACAAGAAGTTCATGTTCTTCTCCGTGATCTACCCGGCCGTGCTGTTCCTGGTCATCGCGGGCCCCCAGGACAACGGCGAGGTACCGGGCACCGACCTGTCCCTGGGCGCCTTCTACATGGTCGCGATGGCCTCGTTCGGCGCCCTCACCGCCGTCCTGATGGGCAACAGCGAGAAGATCGCCAAGGAGCGCGAGAAGGGCTGGGTCCGCCAGCTGCGGCTGACCGCCCTGCCGGGGCGCGGCTACGTGCTCGCCAAGATCGCGAGTTCCGGTGTGGTGGCGCTGCCGTCCATCCTGATCGTCTTCGTCGTCGCGGGGGTCTCCAAGGGCGTGCGCCTGGAGGTCTGGCAGTGGCTCGCGCTGACCGGGGTCATCTGGGCCGGCAGCCTGGTCTTCGCCGCGCTCGGGGTGGCCATCGGCTACCTCGCCTCGGGGGACGCGGTCCGGCCGGTCACGATGATCCTGTACTTCGCGCTGTCCGTCCTGGGCGGGCTGTGGCTGCCCACGACCACGTATCCGCAGTGGCTCCAGAACATCGCGGAATGGCTGCCCACCCACGCCTACGCGGCCCTCGGCCAGGCCGTCGAGCTGGGCGGCTCGCCGCATCCCAAGGACGTCGCGATCCTGGTCGCGTACTTCGCGCTCTTCGCCGGTGGCGCCGCCTGGCTCTACCGTAAGGACACACTGAAGGCGTGA